One window from the genome of Crassostrea angulata isolate pt1a10 chromosome 2, ASM2561291v2, whole genome shotgun sequence encodes:
- the LOC128174239 gene encoding uncharacterized protein LOC128174239 has product MTSKNFLDSQDPMSSGMGYYDPSLVTETQDPVNLEMAAYNSVISKEDFGIITTTQEGILNSLHLMSDEIGKHTSLILNKLDEMNKTTQPKTTQGKKTGSCYTCGEPGHYSPDCPIKENNRGSTSQQSTNYSRPSNNNCFICKKEGHWMKDCPENLKNKYWADQEHEAQDCPEKENHPPTNKGKGVKDKKKAKTQKSNEDWDEEMKTEQKKPGRMMKVNKKNVFVDSPTRMNFI; this is encoded by the coding sequence ATGACGTCTAAAAACTTCCTCGATAGCCAAGATCCTATGTCTAGTGGAATGGGCTATTACGACCCATCACTAGTGACAGAGACCCAGGACCCAGTCAACTTAGAGATGGCTGCTTACAATTCAGTGATCAGTAAGGAAGACTTTGGGATCATTACCACGACCCAAGAAGGAATTCTCAACAGTCTCCATCTGATGAGTGACGAAATAGGAAAACATACTAGCTTGATCTTAAACAAACTGGACGAAATGAACAAAACTACGCAGCCAAAAACTACACAGGGGAAAAAAACCGGCTCATGCTACACCTGTGGAGAACCAGGTCACTATTCGCCGGATTGCCCTATAAAGGAAAACAACCGGGGCTCGACTTCCCAGCAGAGTACTAACTACAGTAGACCTTCAAACAACAATTGTTTCATCTGCAAAAAGGAAGGCCACTGGATGAAAGATTGCCCAGAAAATCTCAAAAACAAATACTGGGCAGACCAAGAACACGAGGCTCAGGACTGCccagaaaaagaaaatcaccCTCCCACCAACAAAGGGAAAGGAGTCAAAGACAAGAAAAAAGCAAAAACCCAGAAATCCAATGAAGATTGGGACGAGGAAATGAAAACGGAGCAGAAAAAACCAGGCCGTATGATGAAagtcaacaaaaaaaatgtgttcGTGGATTCTCCCACTCGTATGAACTTTATCTGA
- the LOC128172283 gene encoding uncharacterized protein LOC128172283, with protein MMALKELYLFMATVFVLSGNHKCIAETVRNTGKPSFQTLSLTSIPLNDSHTTYRGVFLAPPDTQFRFKGEMIDVTKGENNVVEAILSNNDKNVNYRYGRWLTLTSESKQETLKLYINNNYNFRTQTFVENSCEFGIEKLQKDTRTEYKATVRNCAESENISKYFIVHLLDQSGDRITQITSRKISSQENGRISENKYVNTYYRSDEDDIYYAILDYPAIEADGLIIQSFSFVLYASARYDYTGDAIAEIKAWYYDL; from the exons ATGATGGCATTGAAAGAACTGTATCTTTTTATGGCTACAGTATTTGTACTGTCTGGAAACCACAAATGC ATTGCAGAAACTGTCCGCAACACTGGGAAGCCGTCATTTCAAACTCTCTCTCTGACTTCCATCCCGTTAAACGACAGCCATACCACCTATAGAGGCGTCTTTCTAGCTCCTCCCGACACTCAGTTTAGATTCAAGGGGGAAATGATAGACGTCACAAAAG gCGAAAACAATGTGGTGGAAGCAATTTTGTCAAATAACGATAAAAATGTCAACTATAGATATGGAAGGTGGTTAACTCTGACGTCAGAGTCTAAGCAAGAAACCTTAAAACTATACATCAATAACAACTATAACTTTCGCACCCAGACCTTCGTTGAAAACAGCTGCGAATTTGGAATAGAAAAGCTTCAGAAAGACACACGCACCGAATATAAAGCAACTGTACGAAACTGCGCGGAGAgcgaaaatatttcaaaatactttATTGTTCATCTTCTCGACCAATCGGGGGACCGTATAACTCAAATAACGTCTCGAAAGATAAGCTCTCAGGAAAATGGCCGTATTTCAGAAAACAAGTACGTCAACACTTACTATAGAAGTGATGAAGATGATATTTACTACGCCATATTGGATTATCCCGCCATTGAGGCTGATGGTTTGATTATACAAAGCTTTTCGTTTGTTTTGTATGCTTCAGCGAGATATGACTACACAGGAGACGCCATAGCTGAGATTAAGGCTTGGTACTATGATCTATAA
- the LOC128174242 gene encoding uncharacterized protein LOC128174242, which translates to MGKELFKHMRKREYPCVCCKKRTNQRDRCTVTAAQRLGLQKWTVGDVSEDEVLCSLCRVKVHSHLKRRKSEQQNLEHELRDTAPFSPPERKQINARNAAIHSPPSVTLTVPSTSSSHSSCFICRKPGPKLVVVSSNERHSVLVLIPPGSRCCTRHLPNGGFTEEALEKNSSFSETSTLNRTSIVDMLMYLRGIALLYGGKRIDFDDPNALSDQEYVNLTGINKVSFDDLLSAVDGKWIEERDVFVVDRGFRDSLTLLEDLGLVSAMPAFMKKGEKQMSTADASTSRLVTKIRWVVESANARIKRWKFFDRVLPSSQVPFISDFIKIVCGISNKYFPPLSTGCTEEDSLVAAKMQYLSRQINQLKEEVEERKLDTRSAIWKHPDELQVFLVLMKINFES; encoded by the exons ATGGGAAAAGAACTCTTTAAG CATATGAGGAAAAGAGAATATCCTTGTGTTTGCTGTAAGAAACGAACAAACCAGAGAGATCGATGTACTGTCACAGCTGCACAACGACTAGGTCTCCAGAAGTGGACTGTAGGCGATGTGTCTGAGGATGAGGTGTTGTGTAGTTTGTGTCGAGTGAAGGTACATTCTCATCTTAAGCGGAGGAAAAGTGAACAACAAAACTTGGAGCATGAGTTAAGAGACACAGCTCCCTTCTCTCCTCCAGAGAGGAAGCAAATTAATGCTAGGAATGCTGCCATTCACAGTCCTCCATCAGTAACCCTGACAGTGCCCTCCACATCTTCCAGTCATTCCAGCTGCTTCATCTGCAGAAAACCTGGGCCAAAGTTGGTTGTGGTGTCATCAAATGAACGTCACTCTGTTTTAGTATTGATTCCGCCAGGTTCAAGATGCTGCACACGTCATCTCCCCAATGGAGGATTCACTGAAGAGGcactagaaaaaaattcttcattttcaGAAACATCTACACTTAACAGGACATCTATTGTTGATATGCTTATGTATCTAAGGGGGATTGCTCTGCTATATGGAGGGAAAAGAATAGACTTTGATGATCCAAATGCATTGAGTGACCAAGAGTATGTCAACCTCACTGGAATAAATAAAGTCTCCTTTGATGATCTGCTATCAGCTGTAGATGGAAAG TGGATCGAAGAGAGAGATGTGTTTGTTGTAGACAGAGGCTTTCGGGATTCCTTGACATTACTTGAAGACCTTGGATTAGTATCTGCCATGCCTGCATTTATGAAGAAAGGTGAAAAGCAAATGTCAACAGCAGATGCAAGTACAAGCCGTTTAGTGACCAAG ataCGCTGGGTGGTAGAATCTGCTAATGCGAGGATAAAGAGGTGGAAGTTTTTTGACCGTGTCCTTCCTTCGTCCCAGGTGCCATTCATTAGTGACTTCATCAAGATTGTGTGTGGAATATCAAACAAGTACTTTCCACCTTTGTCAACTG GTTGCACTGAGGAAGACTCTCTTGTAGCAGCTAAGATGCAGTACCTGTCCAGACAAATCAATCAACTAAAAGAGGAAGTAGAAGAAAGGAAACTGGATACCCGCTCAGCGATCTGGAAACACCCTGACGAGCTTCAGGTTTTCCTCGTCTTGATGAAGATCAACTTCGAGAGTTGA
- the LOC128172284 gene encoding uncharacterized protein LOC128172284: protein MYDTRQQKYLCEACTKKFKTIGGLQRHLRKEHDWVFMEEVTNSSSKKDHIALYRASFMECSLLLRDKNDDAYKMGDEERILRNSKFQMLLSRIGNHGKYQLWLFRFMAYCFSLLTPRMVYEYIWNYTANLHSNLGHNIPNDNIVELLVQAVKKKVRAEGANATYENVRSRNTKNMQEECKKGRGGTRRPEPSKVNDITPMVKELQSAEIFDYILGREFNKFPGFSKVSRIKVTDLHKWLTDNKERHSYETL, encoded by the coding sequence ATGTACGATACCAGACAACAGAAATATTTATGTGAAGCATGCACcaagaaattcaaaacaattggAGGCTTGCAAAGACATCTACGGAAAGAACATGATTGGGTTTTTATGGAGGAAGTCACAAACAGTTCATCCAAAAAGGATCACATTGCACTATACCGGGCCTCGTTCATGGAATGTTCTCTGCTTTTGCGGGACAAAAATGATGACGCATACAAGATGGGTGACGAAGAGAGAATTCTAAGAAATTCAAAGTTCCAAATGCTTTTATCCCGCATTGGTAACCATGGGAAGTATCAACTCTGGTTGTTTCGGTTTATGGCATACTGCTTTTCCTTACTGACACCGAGAATGGTGTATGAATACATTTGGAATTACACTGCAAACCTGCACAGTAATTTAGGACACAATATACCAAATGATAACATTGTAGAATTGCTAGTGCAGGCAGTTAAGAAGAAAGTTCGTGCTGAGGGAGCTAATGCCACCTATGAAAATGTTCGATCTAGAAACACAAAGAATATGCAAGAAGAATGTAAGAAAGGGAGAGGAGGAACAAGAAGACCAGAGCCATCAAAAGTTAATGATATCACTCCTATGGTAAAGGAGCTGCAGTCTGCTGAAATATTTGACTACATATTAGGGCGCGAGTTTAATAAATTTCCGGGATTTTCTAAAGTCTCTCGGATCAAAGTTACAGACCTACATAAATGGTTAACAGACAATAAAGAGAGACATTCTTATGAGACattgtaa